DNA sequence from the Polyodon spathula isolate WHYD16114869_AA chromosome 19, ASM1765450v1, whole genome shotgun sequence genome:
AGACACACAGAAGTGACCAGGTGAAGTGTTAGCTGTGTTTGAAGTTGCAGTATGCCTTTCCAGCTGTGCCTTGCATCCTACTGACTTTGTAAGCGTATTAACTATTTGTGATCAACAAGCTTGATAGAAGGTGAAAAAGACTTTATTTAATCagtcaaaacagactttaataataagctaattatataatatatatatagtgtgtgtgtgaatagggACCAGTATTTGGTCTGAAATGGTGTTTTCACATTCTTGAATGAACTACattctcagtaaaaaaaaaaaaaaaaaattgcattggaGCAACCGGGACATTACTGGGTTAAACTTGCCCCTTGATAAATTTAAacacacatataaaacaaatcttaaatctTAGCAGCACCAGCTTCCCCAAATACCACACATTGACGGTtaaacttttacaaaaataataaattgcactGCGGCATAAGCATACTACAACTTCTTAGCAGAAGTGAGAATATGTAAAGCTATTGCTGAGAGAAAGTCACTGGAAACagagcctttttttctttttttcttttccaaaatctttctttaaaacacaagtgAATTAAAGCTAGATCATTTATATTTGTGAGAAAGCcactgttttaatgtgttttgttgtaaatatgttatttatagtACTGTATTAAATTTTCTTACATTGTAAACTGTTCTCTGagggatttattttaaaagttattagGAGTTTTAGTAATGGTTTGTTATtttgaatgattttaaaaaaatatataatttgaacACAAACATCTGTAGTCTAGCCATAGTTTTTAGTTCGTAATGCCGCAGGGCCTAAAAGGTAGCGAATGTCAACATCGATGCTATGCTTTGTCAAATGTAAGAGAATATATTTTGACCTTGATTATAGTTGTACTCATGGTCAGCCTTGGGGTCATGAATTTATTTAGGTTGATCTAAATGAATCTTATATAttatgaattatatttaaaattaattgagAATACATTTTGTGGTACTGTAATTTTATCCTATTATATAATTATTGAATTTTCAAATCCTCAAAGACCACTGGAAGAGACACAAGTAAACCACTTGGATTACTGCCTACATTCAGTATTGTAACAAGCTTACAGTAAGAAACAGGGCAGCCCATGGAAGTGTTGTCTACGCTGTTCATGGATCCGTATTTCTGCAGAATAAGATGCATCCTGTTTTCCTTGGGATGTCCTGCCCTCATTGCAGTGATGAAGGTGGACTCTTTCTTGTCGAATTCCATCTAAAATATAGCGGCCATTTGAAGACCACAGGCTGAAACAATGGGTGTTTTTTTCAATGCTGTATCACAATAGGGCATCCAGATGCTGCTGTGTGCATAGCATAGCCACAGCACAATAGAGGCAGCAGCAGATGTAAGCCAGTTCCACCTCTTTCCATTTTGATTCTTTGGGTATTTTCCAGAGCATGCCCAGCTTTCTGTAATATGTTTTTGAGACAATGTAATAAATGTGGGAGTAAAGCCAGACACCCAAGTATTTAAACTGGTTGCATTAggccaacaaaacaaaaccttttgtaTCTGTGATTAGAAGCTGAGCATTAGCAGTTGCTAGCCTTGTTCTGCTGCCAAAATAGAtagacaagattttttttttttttttggagctcgTACAAATAACACTCAACAGCAAGTATTGTTGGTTGAAAAAGAAGGTTCTCCATCATCTTGGTTAATAAGTGGTTCTGTGTTATTGCACTAATGTTAAGCTACTGCATCTCGTGATATGTTACAAGCAAAATAAACCCATTTGTTGCAGTCAAATTTCAACTCTTCTGccatcacactgcctcacagatCTGAGAGATTATTGAGACTGTTAGAGGCTCTGACTTTGTATCTGAAGGGTTATACAAACACTGTATGCTAGATGTGCTGACCATGACATTAGACCCCTCGCCCAATATGGCTTCCTCAGTGATCTAAGCAGAAATAACAGTAGAGAATTCTACAGCACACACCCTAATGGGGTAAGCCATGCAAGTCGAGGAACCTGCCCTTGGTGCTTTCACACCCTGCAGCCTGACATCCCTGATTCTAAGAAACAAGCATAGCTCAGATTAGGCTATAATATTTTGATTGGCTACACATCAGGTACATGCAAAATACAAAACCACTTATGTGAGCAGGTAACTTTTGGCTTGCATGCTACACTAATTTACAACAATGATGTGCTTGCAAGTATGTCATGCCTAGATTAACACCTGTGACAAGTTAGGGATATTGAAATGTTATGGCACACTTTTGATGTTCGATTTGATTTCTCTTATGATTAGCTCTTCTTTCCTTCAGGGAATCTGGGATATAATTCTTCATTTTAAACTCGGGGTTGTTTTGCTTAAATTAATACATTCTGACTGAGAGCAAAGAGCAATACTGAATAACATACACCAGGGGGCAGCAGCCACCAACCACTATTTCCACTTTGGCAGTGTGTGGTCCTATTTGTGAACAAGACCAATTTTTGCCatttattgtcatttatttagcgtttttttaaactgaaatgtatttattggcaCTCCTGTTCTCGCTAACCTTTTGTGCTCCTCCTTGCCCAGTTTCTTATCCCAAACTCCCTGGCATCACTCCTCTGGCAAATGTACCCTATGGGGAAGTGAAGCCATAGCCGGCTGTCATTCTCTGGCTATGCGCAAGGCTCATAATAATTGTTAATTGCAAGTATATTAAAGTCAAGCAGGCATTTGCTAATATATCCTTTGAAGCACAGGCACCGATAACTATGTCTGTTAGCTCGTTTGCATTTATTCACTGAGTCAATGCATTTCTATTAGTAGATAATGGCAAAATAATTGTAGTGGTAAATGACTAAAGGTCTATTACATAGGCTTTTATTTGAATCATTAGACTAAGTGTTACAGCACAGTCaaagttgtaaaaacaaaacatggttttGGCTTTCAAATGCAATTAATTTCTAGTGCAGTGatgggttaatttttttttattattttggtgtaAATCACACCCAGCGAATACAGAAACTATTGCTGTTGTTGGCAACTTATAACcgcattctttaaaaaatgttgtttccaGGGTCAGCCTGGAATATGTTATGATATACAGTTTCAAATAGCTGTGTCTGCATAAGCACGCACATGCTGGTTTTCAGTTATCAGGAATGAGGAACATGCCTTAAAAATAGGATTGAATATATGACACACTTGAAGGCAGCCATGAGTAAAATACATCCACCAAAAATTCTTTATTGCAAACCTCTGTAAGGGATGCAAATGTAAATTCATACAAGCAGCTCATCTTAATATTCACATACTTTAATAAACTagaaaggctggtttcacagaccctgattggtACTGGTCTTGGACTACTGTACCTAAAGTAACATGAGGCAGTCCAAGATGTCTACAtgtcagggtttgtgaaaccagcccacAGTTGCTTATTATAATGTATACTGTCTTAATGTAATGCTCGTCTTTCCCAGGTTGTTGACTAGGATTAGCGTGTCTCTTAACTTTGAACAACATTTGTGTTTCAAATTAGTTTGAAAGCAGTTGTAAACAATATCACCAGTGTGTGTGGTTTTTGTCACAGCCAAACTTGCACTGTTTATGGATAAGTTGAGAATTGGGTGCCGAGGCAACTCAAACTGAAAAGGTGGGGCGTTTGATGCAATAGAAATCCTGGGTTCAGCTCCAAACCTAGCATCATAAGGGGGGTCATTTGATGCAATAGAAATCCTGGGTTCAGCTCCAAACCTAGCATCACAAGGGGGGTCATTTGATGCAATAGAGATCCTGGGTTCAGCTCCAAACCTAGCATCACAAGGGGGGTCATTTGATGCAGTAGAGATCCTGGGTTCAGCTCCAAACCTAGCATCATAAGGGGGGTCATTTGATGCAATAGAGATCCTGGGTTCAGCTCCAAACCTAGCTTCACAAGGGGGGTCATTTGATGCAGTAGAGATCCTGGGTTCAGCTCCAAACCTAGCATCACAAGGGGGGTCATTTGATGCAATAGAGATCCTGGGTTCAGCTCCAAACCTAGCATCATAAGGGGGGTCATTTGATGCAGTAGAGATCCTGGGTTCAGCTCCAAACCTAGCTTCACAAGGGGGGTCATTTGATGCAATAGAGATCCTGGGTTCAGCTCCAAACCTAGCATCACAAGGGGGGTCATTTGATGCAATAGAGATCCTGGGTTCAGCTCCAAACCTAGCATCATAAGGGGGGTCATTTGATGCAATAGAGATCCTGGGTTCAGCTCCAAACCTAGCATCATAAGGGGGGTCATTTGATGCAATAGAGATCCTGGGTTCAGCTCCAAACCTAGCATCATAAGGGGGGTCATTTGATGCAGTAGAGATCCTGGGTTCAGCTCCAAACCTAGCATCATAAGGGGGGTCATTTGATGCAGTAGAGATCCTGGGTTCAGCTCCAAACCTAGCATCATAAGGGGGGTCATTTGATGCAATAGAGATCCTGGGTTCAGCTCCAAACCTAGCTTCACAAGGGGGGTCATTTGATGCAATAGAGATCCTGGGTTCAGCTCCAAACCAAGCATCATAAGGGGGGTCATTTGATGCAGTAGAGATCCTGGGTTCAGCTCCAAACCAAGCATTACAGGGGGTTGTTTGATTCAATAGAGATTCTGGGTTCAGCTCCAAACCTAGCTTCACAAGGGTGGGTGGGGGGTCGTTTGAATCAATAGAGATCCTGGGTTCAGCTCTAAACTTAGCATTACATCACATGCAAACTTCCAAGCCATCAATCTGAGATGtagttaaaaatattttcaacatgttCCAGACTGATACCTCAAATACAAATACTGGTAAGTCCTAAAAGCTTCACTGTACTCTAATTTAACCCTAATTAGGGGgcagattgaaaaaaaagtttgaaagcgaatgcattttaatttgcacTGGAATAAAGGTATTGGTAGGTAAACCACACGTTTTCGAGTGTGGAATTCCCTTCAGCAATAAATAATAAGTTGCTGAGGTTGACATGGAAAAGAACAGCGAAGCCTTGAAGGTTACGGGAGTTTGAAGCAGACCCAATTAATACAATTACCTGGAGCTACACTTTGAAGGGTTACCTCTGTCATGAGGAGCATCAGTCTTTGAACCTCAAACCTCGCCATAGTCTTAAACAGACCGATTATTATTCCACTTTGTACAATCAGTAATTGATACACATGAGGCGTTTCAAAGAACGATCCCGCTTTGGTGGGATGCAGCGTTTAAAATGCAGATATGATCTGAGCAAcagtagattttatatatatatatatatatatatatagattttttttttttattggtataaTATAACCCTGTGTATTGCACGCACCCCCTGCATTCATTCAATACCCCACATGGTGTAAAGCCCAGTTCTTAGCAGGATCAGTCATGATTTAGACTGTGGTTATATATACAGTGATCCCTCTTTATAACGCTatagtcgggagccatagttaagcgGCATGCTATTTGTGCtctgccttataatgagaatactagtgttagtgtaatggcattatgggcaaataggagccatgaccgtaccgcCTTGTAACCTGTTCCACAGTATGAAGGACAGCCTTAaaaagagggagcactgtagtagttatcaatgcatcaattaaacataaaactgtGCACTTCTTataaaaagtagtatttttttttgtcaaacataAACTCAGTATCAGCTTTTGCTGGAAGAAAAACAATTTGCATTAATGTAGGTTCATGACTTCTGAAACACATGTAAACCGCACGCTTCGTACAGAACAAGCAACCTGCATACAGCCCACTACAATGTGTAAAAGGATGCGCCTAACAGCCCGTGACTGCACAAAGCACTCATGCCAAGACAGTGTCAAGGTCTGAATCTCTTAAGCAAAGAGCATCCAGGTCttcagggagtcagtggctgaagcAATCTACCCAGATGATACACTTGCAGCTTCAGAATACATTTTCAAGTAATTTTTCTACTGACTCTTTTAGCCTTTTAGATAAAAGTGGCACAAGAAAACATTCCTTTGAGGGCGTTGTGTGTGTAGATAGCACACCGATGTAAACAAATcgctaaaatataaatatttttatcatAACAACACCAGTTGATGTAAATATGTATCTTATGTCATAGCACTGTTGCAGTGTATTCAACAGCTGCTCCTGGTTATATCTGATATGCACAGCGATGAAAAGAGAAAGAGCAACACGAGAAACAGATGtccaaaaacaacacaacaaaaacaaactttaattttCTCCTCAATAAATAATTTCCATTATATACACGCAGTGATGTTCCGCTTGTGTCCTCCATACAAACAcaataacttgattttttttacattagctAGTTTCCCTTTTGAGTCCGCTGTCTTCGGTTCACAAACAAGTTACAACCCAATGACAgccaataaaagaaaatcaaataataaagtgcttttaacaacaacaaaaactacaaCAGGGATGTCTCAACATTGCTGAGAAACTCTTCCAAGAGCTTATGTTCCTTTCAAGGTCATTTACTGGGTGACACTGTTCAGAAATCCTCATCACAGTATTAGAAGTCCTGGATCACTGTACAGGTCTCTGAATATTGTAACATCCCTGTTTTTACAGCTCCCCTTTTCAGGAAAGATCACGTGTAACATTTTCATCCCCAAAATCAGTTTTGTACAAGTTTTCACAACaggtaaacattttgttttttaaagcaactgAACATTATACAACTCTATGCACTGTCACAAGGGTTCCACTTGGAGATCCATATATTATACAGACAATATAAACCACAGCCAGTAGCACAACTCAATGTTACACACCtttttttgaaagattttttgttttgttttttaaaagcagtgtggTGTTATGCAAATCGTACCAGTAATTCCATCCACAGCAATAGAAAGACACCACGAGGCTTGCGTACAAGATGAAATGATCTTAAAGAAAGTCCGTGGAGCAGACAGTGGGCTTTTTGGTAATTCATTGTTGGACGTTTGAATAAATTAATGTCCAATTTTAGAAACAACGGATCTGCCATTATCACAAATGAAATGTGTGCACACGCTCGCTCACACATGCTATTATACTGTATAGCAGGACACACACACCACTGCCTGCCTTTAACCCCCAAACGAAGTTTATCATTGAATGATCTCAATGGGAAAATTGGGAATTCCGTAACTGTAAAAGAACAGAGTGGTGTAATTCACTATCGTTTTGGCTGATGTGAAAATTTTAGCTGAGCCATGAAATGTGACATCCAGCCTCATTTCTAAGATGGCTGTGGAATGCAAATGATCTGGTTCTGGCTGCCAGTCCCCGCACTCTCTACAAACTcctatttatttacatgcagcCTGCTCACAGCCCTTCTCACACCAGGCATACGGTGCAACACTGTAGCTTATTAATTTGAAAAAGACGCAGCCGCTTCCTGGCTGTTTAATCAGCAGAATCAAAGCCGTGCAGTAAATGAGGAATGGAGCCACAGGCGGGGGAGCCAGTCTAACTTGAGAGGCAGGCAGCCTCGCTTCGTGATACACTCGGACATTTCAGCTAGTTTACTATAGGAAAGATCCAAAGATTAGGAACACTAAGACATCATACATTACAAGAACTTGCTTTGTTAGTGCTATGGAATTTTAAACACtggtgcatttatatatatatatatatatatatatatatatatatatatatatatatatatatatatatacacaatgccAAGACCACCAAGCGTGTCTCTGTTGCAAGCTAGCAAGCACAGCCCATATTGCAGAAGATGCTGAACACAATGTATGTGTCTCACTCTCCCATTCCCCAACAGCATTGTTTAGCAGCACTATTAGTGTAACATGCAATCAGGGGACCCTGTTCAGCCCCaatcctttatttttaatatccacAGAACTCTTTGGAGAAAAGGGACAGCTGTTAGCAAGGTGTGCACACGCTTAGTGCTGCCATAAGATGGTAGTGGGCAGCTGTGGTATTGCAGCTAAGCAGTGGGCTGGGATCAAGacctgttgttattttttaggtTTCAGCTTTTAACCTTTTACAGCAAGTGAGTTTTATTTCCTCCTTTACTCACTTCACTGCAGTGAGCCCTAGCCACGCTGTCCCACACCGAGCTGGGACTCCTCTCATCTAAAGCCCTGCTGTTCAACTTGGCAAAACAAAGCAATATCTATTGACCCGCGCGTCAACCGACATCAAACCCTGGGTGGAATTTACATCCAGCCTCTGGGCTCTTCCATGTACAGTATTGCATGAAGGAACTGTGACTGCTGTGTGGAGCCACAACCTGCAACAGGCAAATCTTCAATAGCAAACAACCTGGCCAACCTTTCTGACTGCTGTTTGGCTGTGGATTCTCACCGAAACGTAAGGGTCTGCAATCTCACCCAAGAGTTTTCAGAACTATTTAAAGTCATCTCCAATGtatggtttttttgtgtttgttttgcaaactaATTGTGCATTAATTTGTAAAGTATTGCTGCAGAAAACCAGTTGCCATGATTTTGATGACCTTGCAAAGTTGATAGATATTAAATGGTATGGGACTGGGTTGATCACTGTAGTGAGGCAGGAACCCGTTGCATTCCCCTGCATTGTCATGCACGGTGCTGCTCTGCTCAGTGCTAATCCCCTCTTTCTTGAACTAGATGTGTTGGGAGAATGGGATCGTTTTCACATCCTAGAGTTAACTGAGGTATAAGGTATGAAGATGAAGAGCATGTCTCGCAGGTTCACACTGCGGCTTTCATGACAAAGTTTCATGTAAACACCACACTATAGATGGATTAAACAGCACTGAATCCACAGCAGTAACACGAGGAAGTGAAGGGCCGAGAGCGAGGAAGGGGTGGAGGGCCTCCCGGGTGCAGAGTTTCCCGGTGTCAGGTCCCCAGTCCTTTCGAAGATGTGGAACTTGTCTTTGTTTGAATGCAAGATTTTCATGTCCTCGAAAGCGTAATACGCAGCCAAGGTGAAATTGACGTCGCCCGTGGTGAGCAAGTCAAAGACGCAGGACTGGAAATACAAATCCTCCACAGGAAGTCTCTCCTTGCATTTGACCATGGCTGACTTGTAGGTGAAAGCCTCCATGGACACAGATCCCCTGCTGCCCCCCACAGCGGCCACGTGGCTCTCTGCTGCCCGCACCCGGAAGGTCCTGAAGTCAATGCGCTCGCTCTGCGGGCAGCCGCGCAGGCACAGGTAAAGGCCCTGGTTCTCCGTGTCCTCGGTGGAGTTCACCACATCCTCGGGCATGCGCACTGCGAACGTCAGGTAGCGGCCGACCTGGCGCACCACGATGGTAGTGCCGATGTACCTGGCCTGGATCTCTATGTGCTGCCCGGGCGTCTTCTCCACGATGCGCAGGGTGTTTGCCCCGTGCCGGTCACCGCCATTTCTAGAGCCGTCTACGAAGGCAGCTGGCAGCTCGTCAGTTTCAGCCTGGTACACCTTCTGGTCGACGCACTCCGGAAAGTTCTTGAAGATGATCGTTAGCTGtggcagaaaacaaaaaggagagtAAGATTCGACGTggtgaactttttaaaaataaatctgttgcaCTAACTTTCAGTAGGGAAGAAATTCACACTTTCCCTGTACCGGTGCAGAGTCCTGGCCAAGTTTCAAAAAGCGAATGTGTGAAATCAGCCAGAGACCATTTAAATTTAGAGGAATGAAAGATAATATTGAACACATGAAAAATGTAAAAGGAAATAGACACGGGAGAATAAGAATAACATGCAGACAGGGTAAGAAAACTCTAGATTGCTTAGAAAGAATTATTTAGAAAGCCAAATGAATTGTAACTGCAGGCCAGGAAGATGTCTTGCAGTCTTCTTAATATTGTGTTGAGAAACACAATGATTCTGTGTTCTTTCCAAGGGAGTAGGCTTGTTGCTGTTTGTCGGAAAGGTAGAAGACACAGTTGACTGCTTCATAAAAGTCTGCCAACACACATATCTCTCTGCCTAGTATCCCTGAGCAGTGTCAGGGATACTGGGCAGCTGTGTCTATACATAAAGAAGCCAAACTAAGCAATTCCCAAACATGGCAAAGAGCCTGTGGATACAAAGACGATATACTCAAATACTCTGCAAAGTGTAAATGAAAGCACGAAGCCTGTTTAATAAGACATTTCTTGTTTTGCTATTCCATTTGGAGGCCAGTGGGCCGTTTTCACTTGTTTGACCTCTGGGCCGTGCTTTGGCTTGCTCTGATCTGTGTGAAGGGGAGGGCTAGGGCTCAGTGGAGCTGCAAGATCCTTTATGATTAACCACTCAAGCAGGGCTCTGCAGCTCCCTGGTTTGAGGATAGACTGGAGGTTTGATTTGCAACAGGAACACAAAGCTGCTGTCTATCCTCTACTAACATTTTCCACAGACTGTATTTGTCCAGACAGTAGCCAGAACAGACAAatgctgatacacacacacacacacacacacacacacacacacacacacacacacacacacacacacacacacacacacacacacacacacacacacacacacacacacacacacacacacacacacacacacacacacacacacacacacacacacacacacacacacacacacacacacacaatgtaattcCCAGTCAGTGAACAAGCTTAATTTAAATAACAGGCCCTTAGCTCAGACATGAAGAGCGGGTATCTGCTATTCTTGTCTCGGTACCATTACTATCTTGGCTGGCTCGATATTGGATTAAACAACAGTGATTTATgacttcattttaaattctggCATTCCATTTATAAAACTGATGTTACTAACAAA
Encoded proteins:
- the LOC121294864 gene encoding repulsive guidance molecule A-like isoform X1 encodes the protein MQPQRERREVRSGAGWMGMGKGAGPSALGIGQILSVFLCIFPAVSLQCKILKCNSEFWATTSGSHHSGPERAPEFCTALRAYAHCVRRTARTCRGDLAYHSAVHGIEDLMSQHNCSKEGPTSQPRPRTSTPDSQERSDSPEICHYERSFHKHTAPPNYTHCGLFGDPHLRTFGDDFQTCKVRGSWPLIDNKYLYVQVTNSPVLPGSLATATSKLTIIFKNFPECVDQKVYQAETDELPAAFVDGSRNGGDRHGANTLRIVEKTPGQHIEIQARYIGTTIVVRQVGRYLTFAVRMPEDVVNSTEDTENQGLYLCLRGCPQSERIDFRTFRVRAAESHVAAVGGSRGSVSMEAFTYKSAMVKCKERLPVEDLYFQSCVFDLLTTGDVNFTLAAYYAFEDMKILHSNKDKFHIFERTGDLTPGNSAPGRPSTPSSLSALHFLVLLLWIQCCLIHL
- the LOC121294864 gene encoding repulsive guidance molecule A-like isoform X2 encodes the protein MGMGKGAGPSALGIGQILSVFLCIFPAVSLQCKILKCNSEFWATTSGSHHSGPERAPEFCTALRAYAHCVRRTARTCRGDLAYHSAVHGIEDLMSQHNCSKEGPTSQPRPRTSTPDSQERSDSPEICHYERSFHKHTAPPNYTHCGLFGDPHLRTFGDDFQTCKVRGSWPLIDNKYLYVQVTNSPVLPGSLATATSKLTIIFKNFPECVDQKVYQAETDELPAAFVDGSRNGGDRHGANTLRIVEKTPGQHIEIQARYIGTTIVVRQVGRYLTFAVRMPEDVVNSTEDTENQGLYLCLRGCPQSERIDFRTFRVRAAESHVAAVGGSRGSVSMEAFTYKSAMVKCKERLPVEDLYFQSCVFDLLTTGDVNFTLAAYYAFEDMKILHSNKDKFHIFERTGDLTPGNSAPGRPSTPSSLSALHFLVLLLWIQCCLIHL